The following are encoded together in the Thiobacillus sp. SCUT-2 genome:
- a CDS encoding anaerobic ribonucleoside-triphosphate reductase activating protein: protein MTLRVGGLTPLSTTDWPGMLAAVVFCQGCPWRCGYCHNPGLIPARGESEIPWAEVMAFLQRRRGLLDGVVFSGGEPTLQPALPDAMREVRALGFKIGLHTGGMIPQKLAAVLPLVDWVGFDVKAPLAGYARITGDAGSGERAGAGLQLLLDARVDHEIRTTIHPALLDDADVAALAGELAARGVKRYVLQAFRSQGCGDEVLRRTATRARPLSALGADLAGLFDDLSVRA from the coding sequence ATGACGCTTCGCGTGGGCGGCCTGACGCCGCTGTCGACCACCGACTGGCCCGGCATGCTGGCCGCGGTCGTGTTCTGCCAGGGCTGCCCCTGGCGCTGCGGCTACTGTCACAACCCGGGCCTGATTCCCGCGCGCGGTGAATCGGAAATTCCCTGGGCCGAGGTGATGGCCTTCCTGCAGCGCCGCCGCGGCCTGCTCGACGGCGTCGTGTTCTCCGGCGGCGAGCCGACCCTGCAGCCGGCGTTGCCGGACGCGATGCGCGAGGTGCGCGCGCTCGGCTTCAAGATCGGGCTGCATACCGGCGGCATGATTCCGCAGAAGCTCGCGGCGGTGCTGCCGCTGGTCGACTGGGTCGGATTCGATGTGAAGGCGCCGCTGGCCGGGTATGCGCGCATCACCGGCGATGCCGGCAGCGGCGAGCGCGCCGGGGCCGGGCTGCAGCTGCTGCTGGACGCGCGCGTTGACCATGAGATCCGCACGACGATCCATCCTGCCCTGCTCGACGATGCCGACGTCGCCGCGCTGGCCGGCGAGCTCGCCGCGCGCGGCGTGAAGCGCTATGTCCTGCAGGCGTTTCGCAGCCAGGGGTGCGGCGACGAGGTGCTGCGGCGTACCGCGACGCGTGCGCGCCCGCTCTCCGCGCTGGGCGCCGATCTGGCGGGGCTGTTCGACGACCTGTCCGTGCGCGCCTGA
- a CDS encoding TRAP transporter substrate-binding protein encodes MQRRDFLTGAGAAMLPLAAAQAAPAASTSLPTIRWRMASSFPKSLDTIYGAAETLSRRVAALTGDRFQIRVFAGGELVPGLQVLDAVGNGTAECGHSAGYYYVGKNLALAFDTAVPFGLTARQQNAWMYAGGGLEALRRLYAKYNVVQFPGGNTGTQMGGWFRKEIHSLADLRGLKMRIPGIGGQIMAKLGAVPQTLPGSDIYPALERGAIDAAEWVGPYDDEKLGFHKIAKHYYYPGWWEGGPQLSFYVNEASWRALPDAYRQAFEVATAEANQLMLAQYDAKNPPAMLRLAGQGVQLHAFPKDIMLAARRTAFQMYEEEARTNPEFAAIYRSWKAFRDTEFQWFKIAEAAYANFNYYVK; translated from the coding sequence ATGCAAAGACGAGATTTCCTGACCGGCGCCGGCGCGGCCATGCTGCCGCTCGCGGCGGCACAGGCCGCGCCCGCCGCATCGACTTCGCTGCCGACGATTCGCTGGCGCATGGCGTCGAGCTTTCCCAAGAGTCTGGACACCATCTACGGGGCCGCCGAAACCCTGTCCCGGCGCGTTGCGGCGCTCACCGGCGACCGCTTCCAGATCCGCGTCTTCGCCGGGGGCGAGCTGGTGCCCGGCCTGCAGGTGCTCGATGCGGTCGGCAACGGCACCGCCGAATGCGGCCACTCGGCCGGCTATTACTACGTCGGCAAGAACCTTGCGTTGGCCTTTGACACCGCCGTGCCGTTCGGCCTGACCGCCCGCCAGCAGAATGCCTGGATGTATGCGGGCGGTGGCCTCGAGGCGCTGCGCCGGCTCTACGCGAAGTACAACGTCGTGCAGTTCCCCGGCGGCAACACGGGCACCCAGATGGGCGGCTGGTTCCGCAAGGAGATCCACTCGCTCGCCGACCTCCGGGGCCTGAAGATGCGCATCCCGGGCATCGGCGGCCAGATCATGGCGAAGCTCGGCGCCGTGCCGCAGACGCTGCCCGGCAGCGACATCTACCCCGCGCTCGAACGCGGCGCGATCGACGCCGCCGAATGGGTCGGGCCGTACGACGACGAGAAGCTCGGCTTCCACAAGATCGCGAAGCATTATTACTACCCCGGCTGGTGGGAAGGCGGGCCGCAGCTTTCCTTCTACGTCAACGAGGCGTCTTGGCGCGCGCTGCCCGACGCCTATCGCCAGGCCTTCGAGGTCGCCACCGCCGAAGCCAACCAGCTGATGCTCGCGCAATACGACGCCAAGAACCCGCCCGCCATGCTGCGCCTGGCCGGGCAAGGCGTGCAGCTGCATGCCTTCCCCAAGGACATCATGCTCGCCGCGCGCCGCACGGCGTTCCAGATGTACGAGGAGGAGGCGCGCACCAATCCCGAATTCGCCGCGATCTACCGCTCGTGGAAGGCGTTCCGCGACACCGAGTTCCAGTGGTTCAAGATCGCCGAGGCGGCCTACGCGAATTTCAACTACTACGTAAAGTGA
- the nrdR gene encoding transcriptional regulator NrdR, whose product MKCPFCGSLDTQVIDSRVNEAGDAIRRRRRCVACDKRFTTWETAELRPPQIVKTNGTREDFSETKLREGFRRALHKRPVSTELVDAAVERIRQQLLTRGEREVPAREIGELVMHELKKLDKIAYIRFASVYKSFQDPDDFREMLQDLERTPSQGVDDLFE is encoded by the coding sequence ATGAAATGCCCCTTCTGCGGCTCCCTCGATACCCAGGTCATCGACTCCCGCGTCAACGAGGCGGGTGACGCGATCCGTCGCCGCCGGCGCTGCGTCGCCTGCGACAAGCGCTTCACCACCTGGGAGACCGCGGAGCTCAGGCCGCCGCAGATCGTCAAGACCAACGGCACGCGCGAGGACTTCTCCGAGACCAAGCTGCGCGAAGGCTTCCGCCGCGCGCTGCACAAGCGGCCGGTGTCGACCGAGCTGGTCGACGCCGCCGTCGAGCGCATCCGCCAGCAGCTGCTGACGCGCGGCGAGCGCGAGGTGCCGGCGCGCGAGATCGGCGAGCTGGTGATGCACGAGCTGAAGAAGCTCGACAAGATCGCCTACATCCGCTTCGCCTCGGTTTACAAGAGCTTTCAGGACCCGGACGACTTCCGCGAGATGCTGCAGGACCTGGAGCGCACGCCCTCGCAGGGCGTGGACGACCTCTTCGAATAA
- a CDS encoding hemerythrin domain-containing protein, translating into MSTILDFLGSDHRACDDLFASAEAAAAQKNWDSARKLFAEFDAAMAHHLAMEETVLFPAFEARTGMSAGPTQVMRMEHEQIRGLLRDMAGAVAAADHHAYLGLSETLNMLMQQHNLKEENMLYPMSDQVLAVDRDGLIRSMQAVA; encoded by the coding sequence ATGAGCACGATCCTGGATTTTCTCGGCAGCGACCACCGCGCCTGCGACGACCTGTTCGCCTCCGCCGAAGCGGCGGCCGCGCAAAAGAACTGGGACAGCGCGCGCAAGCTGTTCGCAGAGTTCGACGCGGCGATGGCCCACCACCTCGCCATGGAGGAAACGGTCCTGTTCCCCGCCTTCGAGGCGCGCACCGGCATGAGCGCGGGGCCGACCCAGGTCATGCGCATGGAGCATGAGCAGATCCGCGGCCTGCTTCGCGACATGGCCGGCGCGGTCGCGGCAGCCGACCACCATGCCTACCTCGGGCTGTCGGAAACGCTCAACATGCTGATGCAGCAGCACAACCTCAAGGAAGAGAACATGCTCTACCCGATGTCCGACCAGGTGCTGGCGGTCGACCGCGACGGCCTGATCCGCTCGATGCAGGCGGTCGCGTGA
- the ribD gene encoding bifunctional diaminohydroxyphosphoribosylaminopyrimidine deaminase/5-amino-6-(5-phosphoribosylamino)uracil reductase RibD yields the protein MARALQLAARGLYTTTPNPRVGCVIVRDGAVVGEGWHERAGAPHAEVHALKAAGVAARGATAYVTLEPCSHHGRTPPCAEALVDAGVARVVAAMTDPNPLVAGRGISILTLAGIRAEVGLMEAEARALNAGFVSRMTRQRPWVRLKTASTLDGKTALANGASQWITGAAARADVQRLRARACAILTGSGTVLADNPRMNVRDFDIGRQPLRVVVDSGLRTPADAAILPALIACRHAEPGARAALEAAGAEVVEFPEADGRVDLAALLARLAQRGINEVHVEAGAALNGALLTAGLVDEWVAYVAPMAVGDDARGLFAGPPLMALADAARFRLHDVRQVGDDLRLTLLPT from the coding sequence ATGGCGCGCGCGCTGCAGCTCGCGGCCCGCGGCCTCTACACCACCACCCCCAATCCGCGCGTCGGCTGCGTCATCGTCCGCGACGGTGCCGTCGTCGGCGAGGGCTGGCACGAACGCGCCGGGGCGCCGCATGCCGAGGTCCACGCGCTGAAGGCTGCCGGGGTGGCGGCACGCGGCGCCACCGCCTACGTCACGCTCGAACCCTGTTCGCACCACGGCCGCACGCCGCCGTGCGCCGAGGCGCTGGTCGACGCCGGCGTCGCCCGCGTGGTGGCCGCGATGACCGATCCCAACCCGCTGGTCGCGGGCCGCGGCATCAGCATCCTGACGCTGGCCGGCATCCGGGCCGAGGTCGGCCTGATGGAAGCCGAGGCGCGCGCGCTCAATGCCGGCTTCGTCTCGCGCATGACACGGCAGCGCCCCTGGGTGCGGCTGAAGACGGCGTCGACGCTCGACGGCAAGACGGCGCTCGCCAACGGCGCCTCGCAGTGGATCACCGGCGCGGCCGCGCGCGCCGACGTGCAGCGGCTGCGCGCGCGCGCCTGCGCGATCCTCACCGGCAGCGGCACGGTGCTCGCCGACAATCCGCGCATGAACGTGCGCGACTTCGACATCGGCCGCCAGCCGCTCCGGGTCGTCGTCGATTCCGGCCTGCGCACGCCGGCCGATGCCGCGATCCTGCCCGCGCTGATCGCCTGCCGTCACGCCGAACCGGGGGCGCGCGCCGCGCTCGAAGCCGCCGGTGCCGAAGTCGTCGAGTTTCCGGAGGCAGACGGCCGCGTCGACCTCGCCGCGCTGCTCGCGCGGCTCGCGCAGCGCGGCATCAACGAGGTGCACGTCGAAGCCGGCGCCGCCTTGAACGGTGCGCTGCTCACGGCCGGGCTCGTCGACGAGTGGGTGGCCTACGTCGCGCCGATGGCGGTGGGCGACGACGCACGCGGGCTGTTCGCGGGGCCGCCACTGATGGCGCTGGCCGATGCAGCACGCTTCAGGCTGCACGACGTGCGCCAGGTTGGCGACGATCTGCGCCTGACGTTGCTGCCGACGTGA
- a CDS encoding DUF2249 domain-containing protein, with protein MSAVPDEVLVDARGLEPPEPLEKVMQALALLRPGQSIRLLLHREPFPLYGLLAERGFRHSAKMEQDGSYVILIRPAA; from the coding sequence GTGAGCGCAGTGCCCGACGAGGTCCTCGTCGACGCCCGCGGCCTCGAGCCGCCCGAGCCGCTGGAGAAGGTCATGCAGGCGCTCGCCCTGCTGCGCCCCGGGCAATCGATCCGCCTGCTGCTGCACCGCGAGCCGTTTCCGCTCTATGGCCTGCTGGCCGAGCGCGGCTTCCGTCACTCCGCCAAGATGGAGCAGGACGGCAGCTACGTGATTCTCATCCGGCCGGCGGCCTGA
- the nrdD gene encoding anaerobic ribonucleoside-triphosphate reductase, with translation MTDLSVIAKALDASALKDEERTRCEVWTRVMGYHRPVASFNKGKKSEHRERRFFVESQCRMG, from the coding sequence ATGACCGACCTGTCCGTTATCGCCAAAGCCCTCGACGCCTCTGCCCTGAAAGACGAGGAGCGCACCCGTTGCGAAGTCTGGACCCGCGTGATGGGCTACCACCGCCCGGTTGCCAGCTTCAACAAGGGCAAGAAGAGCGAGCATCGCGAGCGCCGCTTCTTCGTCGAAAGCCAGTGCCGGATGGGCTGA
- the glyA gene encoding serine hydroxymethyltransferase: protein MFNRQDTLAKTDPDLWAAIQKEDQRQQDHIELIASENYTSPAVMQAQGSQLTNKYAEGYPGKRYYGGCEYVDVVEQLAIDRVKALFGAEAANVQPNSGSQANQAVFMAFLKPGDTIMGMNLAEGGHLTHGMALNMSGKWFNVVAYGLNEKQEIDYDRMEALAREHKPKLIIAGASAYALRIDFERFAKIAKEIGAIFMVDMAHYAGLIAAGVYPNPVPHADVVTSTTHKTLRGPRGGIILMRAEHEKAINSAIFPGLQGGPLMHVIAGKATAFKEAASKEFKHYQEQVLANALVMCKVLIERGLAIISGRTESHVFLVDLRAKNLTGKEAEALLGRAHITVNKNSIPNDPQKPFVTSGIRIGTPAMTTRGFKELEAEQLAHLIADVLDAPNDEAVIERVKGEVAKLTAKFPVYG, encoded by the coding sequence ATGTTCAACCGCCAAGACACCCTCGCCAAGACCGACCCCGACCTGTGGGCCGCGATCCAGAAAGAAGACCAGCGCCAGCAGGATCACATCGAGCTGATCGCGTCGGAAAACTACACCAGCCCGGCGGTGATGCAGGCGCAGGGTTCGCAGCTCACCAACAAATACGCCGAGGGCTACCCCGGCAAGCGCTACTACGGCGGTTGCGAATACGTCGACGTCGTCGAGCAGCTGGCGATCGATCGCGTCAAGGCGCTGTTCGGCGCCGAGGCGGCCAACGTGCAGCCCAACTCCGGTTCTCAGGCCAACCAGGCGGTGTTCATGGCCTTCCTCAAGCCTGGCGACACCATCATGGGCATGAACCTCGCCGAGGGCGGCCACCTCACCCACGGCATGGCGCTCAACATGAGCGGCAAATGGTTCAACGTCGTCGCCTACGGCCTCAACGAAAAGCAGGAAATCGACTACGACAGGATGGAAGCGCTGGCGCGCGAACATAAACCCAAATTGATCATCGCCGGCGCCTCGGCCTACGCGCTGCGCATCGACTTCGAGCGCTTCGCCAAGATCGCCAAGGAAATCGGCGCGATCTTCATGGTCGACATGGCGCACTACGCGGGCCTGATCGCCGCCGGCGTCTACCCCAACCCGGTGCCGCACGCCGACGTCGTCACCTCGACCACGCACAAGACCCTGCGCGGCCCGCGCGGCGGCATCATCCTGATGAGGGCCGAGCACGAGAAGGCGATCAATTCCGCGATCTTCCCCGGCCTGCAGGGCGGCCCGCTGATGCACGTCATCGCCGGCAAGGCGACGGCGTTCAAGGAAGCCGCGAGCAAGGAATTCAAGCATTACCAGGAGCAGGTGCTCGCCAACGCGCTGGTGATGTGCAAGGTGCTGATCGAGCGCGGGCTGGCCATCATCTCCGGCCGTACCGAGAGCCACGTGTTCCTGGTCGACCTGCGCGCCAAGAACCTCACCGGCAAGGAAGCCGAGGCGCTCCTGGGCCGCGCCCACATCACGGTCAACAAGAACTCGATCCCCAACGACCCGCAGAAGCCCTTCGTCACCAGCGGCATCCGCATCGGCACGCCGGCGATGACGACGCGCGGCTTCAAGGAGCTCGAGGCCGAGCAACTCGCCCACCTGATCGCCGACGTGCTCGACGCGCCGAACGACGAGGCGGTGATCGAGCGCGTGAAGGGCGAAGTGGCGAAGCTGACGGCGAAGTTTCCGGTGTATGGGTGA
- a CDS encoding class I SAM-dependent methyltransferase, with the protein MSGFKDHFSSASDRYAAYRPAYPATLFAWLANQCAEHDTAWDCATGSGQAALGLAAHFRAVVATDASAEQLRHAQAHPAVTYRVAPAEASGLADCSVDLVTVAQAAHWFDLPRFHAEVARVLKPGGVIALWGYGRMVLPGALDAPFQRFYSETVGPYWPPERALIDDAYRSLAFPYTEIDAPPCFIEVEWTLPRLVDYLSTWSAVKRYRAAEGHDPLPALETALAPLWGGADRPRRLQWPLFLRVGRR; encoded by the coding sequence GTGAGCGGCTTCAAGGATCATTTCTCGTCGGCGTCGGATCGTTACGCCGCCTATCGTCCCGCCTACCCCGCGACGCTGTTCGCCTGGCTCGCCAACCAGTGCGCAGAACACGACACCGCCTGGGACTGCGCGACCGGCAGCGGGCAGGCGGCGCTCGGGCTCGCGGCGCATTTCCGTGCCGTCGTCGCCACGGATGCCTCCGCCGAGCAGCTTCGCCATGCGCAGGCGCATCCCGCCGTCACGTATCGCGTCGCGCCCGCCGAAGCGAGCGGGCTGGCCGATTGCAGCGTCGACCTCGTCACCGTCGCGCAGGCCGCGCACTGGTTCGACCTGCCGCGCTTCCACGCCGAGGTCGCGCGCGTGCTGAAGCCCGGCGGCGTCATCGCGCTGTGGGGCTACGGGCGCATGGTGCTGCCGGGCGCCCTGGACGCCCCCTTCCAGCGCTTCTACTCGGAGACGGTGGGCCCCTACTGGCCGCCCGAGCGCGCGCTGATCGACGACGCCTACCGCAGCCTCGCCTTTCCCTACACGGAAATCGACGCGCCGCCCTGCTTCATCGAAGTCGAGTGGACGCTGCCGCGGCTGGTGGACTATCTGTCTACCTGGTCGGCGGTGAAGCGCTATCGCGCGGCCGAGGGACACGATCCGCTGCCCGCGCTGGAAACGGCACTCGCTCCGCTGTGGGGGGGAGCGGATCGGCCGCGGCGGCTGCAGTGGCCGCTTTTCCTGCGCGTCGGTCGGCGCTGA
- a CDS encoding ribonucleoside triphosphate reductase has product MNSVIAAIPREVIKRDGRRTAFDAAKIRSAILRAGQAAGEFGPDEADLLTAQVIKVMAHSFRNAAPDIERIQDVVEQSLIAANHLQTARAYIAYRDSHKKLREDRKTVVDVEASINEYLSRQDWRVNANANQGYSLGGLILNVSGKVVANYWLNHVYPPELGEAHRDGSIHIHDLDMLAGYCAGWSLRTLLHEGLNGVPGKVEAGPPKHMSSAVGQIVNFLGTLQNEWAGAQAFSSFDTYMAPFIRKDGMSYEAVKQCIQELIYNLNVPSRWGTQTPFTNLTFDWTCPEDLREQVPVIAGEEMPFAYGELQAEMDMINRAYIEVMTTGDAKGRVFTFPIPTYNMTPDFPWESENAERLFAMTARYGLPYFQNFINSEMKPNHIRSMCCRLQLDLRELLKRGNGLFGSAEQTGSVGVVTVNCARLGHEYAGDEPALIRRLDALLDMARNGLEIKRKEIQRLMDSGLFPYTKRYLGTLRNHFSTIGVNGVNEMIRNFTDDAHDITTEWGHDFALRLLDHIRARIAGFQEETGHLYNLEATPAEGTTYRFAKEDAKRYPGILQAGTEDSPYYTNSTQLPVGYTDDAFEALERQDDLQRKYTGGTVLHLYMSEHISSTDACRKLVRRALERFRLPYITVTPTFSICPKHGYLAGEHEFCPKCDEEALSRKPAVVA; this is encoded by the coding sequence ATGAATTCAGTGATAGCAGCGATTCCCCGTGAAGTCATCAAGCGCGACGGCCGTCGCACGGCGTTCGACGCGGCCAAGATCCGCTCGGCCATCCTGCGCGCTGGCCAGGCGGCCGGCGAGTTCGGCCCCGACGAAGCCGATCTGCTGACCGCGCAGGTCATCAAGGTGATGGCGCACAGCTTCCGCAACGCCGCGCCGGACATCGAGCGCATCCAGGACGTGGTCGAGCAGAGCCTGATCGCCGCGAACCACCTGCAGACCGCGCGTGCGTATATCGCGTATCGCGACTCGCACAAGAAGCTGCGCGAGGACCGCAAGACCGTCGTCGACGTCGAGGCCTCGATCAACGAATATCTCAGCCGCCAGGACTGGCGCGTCAATGCCAACGCGAACCAGGGCTACTCGCTGGGCGGCCTGATCCTCAACGTCTCCGGCAAGGTGGTGGCCAACTACTGGCTCAATCACGTCTATCCGCCCGAGCTCGGCGAGGCGCACCGCGACGGCTCGATCCACATCCACGACCTCGACATGCTCGCCGGCTACTGTGCCGGCTGGTCGCTGCGCACCCTGCTGCACGAGGGGCTGAACGGCGTGCCGGGCAAGGTCGAGGCGGGCCCGCCGAAGCACATGTCTTCCGCCGTCGGGCAGATCGTCAACTTCCTCGGCACGCTGCAGAACGAATGGGCCGGCGCGCAGGCCTTCTCCTCGTTCGACACCTACATGGCGCCCTTCATCCGCAAGGATGGCATGAGTTACGAGGCGGTGAAGCAGTGCATCCAGGAACTGATCTACAACCTCAACGTGCCCTCGCGCTGGGGCACGCAGACGCCGTTCACCAACCTCACCTTCGACTGGACCTGCCCGGAGGACCTGCGCGAGCAGGTGCCGGTCATCGCCGGCGAGGAGATGCCGTTCGCCTACGGCGAACTTCAGGCCGAGATGGACATGATCAACCGTGCCTACATCGAGGTGATGACCACCGGCGATGCCAAGGGCCGCGTGTTCACCTTCCCGATCCCGACCTACAACATGACGCCGGACTTCCCCTGGGAGTCGGAAAACGCCGAGCGCCTGTTTGCCATGACCGCGCGCTACGGCCTGCCGTACTTCCAGAACTTCATCAATTCGGAGATGAAGCCCAACCACATCCGTTCCATGTGCTGCCGCCTGCAGCTCGACCTGCGCGAGCTCCTGAAGCGCGGCAACGGCCTGTTCGGCTCGGCCGAGCAGACCGGCAGCGTCGGCGTGGTGACGGTGAACTGCGCGCGCCTCGGCCATGAATACGCGGGCGACGAGCCCGCGCTGATCCGCCGCCTCGACGCGCTGCTCGACATGGCGCGCAACGGCCTCGAGATCAAGCGCAAGGAAATCCAGCGCCTGATGGATAGCGGCCTGTTCCCCTACACCAAGCGCTACCTCGGCACGCTGCGCAACCATTTCTCGACGATCGGGGTCAACGGCGTCAACGAGATGATCCGCAACTTCACGGACGACGCGCACGACATCACGACCGAGTGGGGGCACGACTTCGCGCTGCGCCTGCTCGACCACATCCGCGCGCGCATCGCCGGCTTCCAGGAGGAGACCGGCCATCTCTACAACCTCGAGGCGACGCCGGCGGAGGGCACGACCTACCGCTTCGCCAAGGAGGATGCCAAGCGCTACCCCGGAATCCTGCAGGCCGGCACGGAAGATTCCCCCTACTACACGAACTCGACCCAGCTGCCGGTCGGCTACACCGACGACGCCTTCGAGGCGCTGGAGCGGCAGGATGACCTGCAGCGCAAGTACACGGGCGGCACCGTGCTGCACCTCTATATGTCCGAGCACATCTCGTCGACCGACGCCTGCAGGAAGCTGGTGCGGCGCGCGCTCGAGCGCTTCCGCCTGCCGTACATCACCGTGACGCCGACGTTCTCGATCTGCCCCAAGCACGGCTATCTCGCCGGCGAGCACGAGTTCTGCCCCAAGTGCGACGAGGAGGCCCTGTCGCGCAAACCCGCCGTTGTTGCCTGA